A DNA window from candidate division WOR-3 bacterium contains the following coding sequences:
- the eno gene encoding phosphopyruvate hydratase, which yields MIRCDNSKIKSLIGYEILDSRGNPTIEVDCVLECGVIGRAAVPSGASTGIYEALELRDQDKKRYLGKGVLKAIKNIEEISKKIVGMDALNQKLIDETLIELDGTPNKANLGANAILGVSMAVCRAGAEFLRIPLYRYLGGINGNTLPVPMLNVINGGVHSPNNLDVQEYMIVPSSKFSFAEMIRISAEVYHTLKKNLSAKDRTTAIGDEGGFASDFISNEEPLQIILESIEQAGYEPGKDVFLALDPAASEFYRDGKYHLELDDKILSSEELIDIYDQWVSKYPIISIEDGFAQDDFLGWQAFTKALGNKIQIVGDDIFVTNLERFKKGIEQNIANAILIKLNQIGTVTETLNCIEYAKSHNYRTVISHRSGETSDTFIADLAVATNAGQIKTGAPARGERTAKYNRLLRIEKELILNH from the coding sequence ATGATTCGCTGTGATAATAGTAAAATTAAGTCTCTAATTGGCTACGAAATTTTAGATTCTCGTGGTAATCCTACTATTGAAGTTGATTGTGTTCTTGAATGTGGTGTTATCGGTCGTGCCGCTGTACCTTCTGGTGCTTCAACTGGAATTTATGAAGCCCTGGAATTGCGCGACCAAGACAAAAAGCGCTATCTGGGCAAAGGTGTGTTGAAAGCAATAAAGAATATTGAAGAGATTAGTAAAAAGATTGTGGGAATGGATGCATTAAACCAGAAATTGATTGACGAAACTTTGATTGAGTTAGATGGCACACCTAACAAAGCCAATTTAGGCGCCAATGCAATTTTAGGCGTTTCAATGGCAGTATGCCGGGCAGGTGCTGAATTTTTGAGAATTCCTTTATATCGTTATCTCGGTGGTATCAATGGCAATACTTTACCTGTGCCCATGCTCAATGTTATTAATGGTGGTGTCCATTCACCGAATAATCTTGATGTCCAAGAATATATGATTGTGCCGTCAAGCAAATTTTCCTTTGCCGAAATGATAAGAATCAGTGCTGAAGTCTATCATACGCTTAAGAAAAATCTCTCAGCCAAAGACCGCACAACTGCTATCGGCGACGAAGGTGGTTTTGCCTCGGATTTTATATCTAATGAAGAACCGTTACAAATTATTTTAGAGAGCATTGAACAAGCCGGCTATGAACCAGGTAAAGATGTCTTTCTGGCGCTTGACCCTGCCGCAAGTGAATTCTATCGTGATGGTAAATACCATCTGGAATTAGATGACAAAATTCTCAGTTCTGAAGAACTAATTGATATTTATGACCAATGGGTCAGCAAATATCCAATTATTTCTATTGAAGATGGATTTGCCCAAGATGATTTTCTTGGTTGGCAAGCATTCACCAAAGCATTAGGCAATAAGATTCAAATTGTGGGTGATGATATCTTTGTCACTAATTTAGAACGATTCAAAAAAGGTATTGAACAGAACATTGCTAATGCGATCTTAATCAAACTTAACCAGATCGGCACAGTGACAGAAACTTTAAATTGTATTGAATATGCTAAATCTCATAATTACCGGACTGTTATCTCACATCGCTCAGGCGAAACCTCAGATACATTTATTGCTGATTTAGCGGTTGCGACTAATGCTGGTCAAATTAAGACTGGTGCTCCAGCCCGCGGTGAGCGAACTGCAAAATACAATCGGTTATTAAGAATTGAAAAAGAACTAATTCTAAATCATTAA
- a CDS encoding DUF2330 domain-containing protein: protein MNPIRIRFALSHLLLAITLINADKGMIPLARPDIDLYNSAQRAIIIWNGKEEIIILSTNVSSSETTKVLEILPLPSKPQVSQGDFEIFYRINQMIYEKSRHLLPAYIQSRKGADLELKSTLKILFQKQIGVHFLTCVQALNYEELLKWIKQFLQDQNLPEIQIPKKLPEIIKNYFDSKIFYFVFDIIEIKPQEASITPIIYKFKSDALYYPLVISALSEGKTEIQLYTITPGIPDIWDVPLPLQYAYYEIDGEKIRPICFPLEKKELQFLFSDKNYLRPIKNPYLSVFHFYGYLSQLHKDLRVKRLLNHFKY, encoded by the coding sequence GTGAATCCCATCAGAATTCGATTTGCCCTTAGCCATCTGCTATTAGCCATTACGCTCATTAATGCTGACAAAGGAATGATACCGCTTGCTCGACCTGATATTGATTTATATAACTCAGCCCAACGCGCAATTATCATCTGGAACGGTAAGGAAGAGATAATTATTTTATCTACTAATGTTTCATCATCGGAAACTACTAAAGTTCTGGAAATCTTACCATTACCCAGTAAACCGCAAGTATCGCAAGGTGATTTTGAAATCTTTTATCGGATTAATCAAATGATTTATGAAAAATCCCGGCATTTACTACCTGCATATATTCAATCACGCAAAGGAGCGGATTTAGAATTAAAATCAACTCTAAAAATTCTATTTCAAAAACAGATTGGTGTTCACTTTCTTACTTGTGTCCAAGCATTAAATTACGAAGAACTACTTAAATGGATTAAACAATTTTTACAAGACCAGAATCTTCCTGAAATCCAAATACCGAAAAAATTACCTGAGATAATCAAAAATTATTTTGATTCAAAGATTTTTTATTTTGTATTTGATATTATTGAGATTAAACCTCAAGAAGCCAGCATTACGCCAATAATATATAAGTTCAAATCAGATGCATTATACTATCCGTTAGTAATTTCTGCTTTATCTGAAGGCAAAACTGAAATTCAACTTTATACGATTACGCCTGGCATACCTGATATTTGGGATGTTCCATTGCCTTTACAATATGCCTATTATGAAATTGATGGCGAAAAAATTAGACCGATCTGTTTTCCGCTTGAGAAAAAAGAACTCCAATTTCTTTTTTCAGATAAGAACTATCTACGACCAATCAAAAATCCTTATTTGTCCGTATTCCATTTTTATGGCTACCTTTCCCAATTGCATAAAGATTTACGGGTAAAAAGATTATTAAATCATTTCAAATATTGA